From Syntrophorhabdaceae bacterium, one genomic window encodes:
- a CDS encoding radical SAM protein, with protein MRILFIYPNINTQVGFNYGISYISGFLKAKGIETGLLNINEKLGYPLDMERIKKDVLSFKPDIIGFSVLTNQYKYALEIARGIKTCLDVPILFGGIHVTMDPVETLMHDEVDLICVGEGEEAVAELLERGDPRGIANIGRKEDGRPVVEPLRPYMDIAALPFKDYEIFDFQRIINAKDGWVGLTASRGCPFRCTYCLNHKIIEVYKESGHLPRGYIRRHTVDQMIAEIEYLISRYSGIKMFIFDDDIFTFDKIWLKEFTERYRSVTDMSFVCNAHARIFDEETARLLSGAGCRIVKFGLESGSDRIRRKVLSR; from the coding sequence ATGCGCATTCTCTTCATCTACCCCAACATCAATACCCAGGTTGGGTTCAACTACGGCATCTCCTACATTTCGGGCTTTCTCAAGGCAAAAGGCATCGAAACGGGGCTCCTTAACATCAACGAGAAACTTGGTTATCCTCTCGACATGGAAAGGATCAAAAAGGACGTCCTCTCCTTCAAGCCCGACATCATCGGTTTTTCCGTGCTTACCAACCAGTACAAGTATGCCCTTGAGATAGCGCGCGGCATCAAGACCTGCCTCGATGTCCCCATTCTTTTCGGCGGCATCCACGTCACAATGGACCCCGTGGAGACCCTCATGCACGACGAGGTCGACCTGATATGCGTCGGTGAGGGAGAAGAGGCCGTCGCCGAACTCCTCGAAAGAGGCGACCCCCGGGGCATCGCGAACATAGGCCGCAAGGAAGACGGCCGACCGGTCGTGGAGCCCCTTCGGCCCTACATGGACATCGCGGCCCTGCCTTTCAAGGACTACGAGATCTTCGACTTCCAGAGGATCATAAACGCCAAAGACGGGTGGGTGGGGCTTACGGCATCACGGGGCTGCCCCTTCCGGTGCACCTATTGTCTCAACCACAAGATCATAGAGGTCTACAAGGAAAGCGGCCATCTCCCGCGGGGTTATATCAGAAGACACACCGTGGACCAGATGATCGCCGAGATCGAGTATCTCATAAGCCGCTACTCGGGGATCAAGATGTTCATCTTCGATGACGATATTTTCACCTTTGATAAGATCTGGCTCAAGGAGTTCACCGAGCGGTACAGGTCGGTCACGGACATGAGCTTTGTGTGCAACGCCCATGCCCGCATCTTCGACGAGGAAACGGCACGCCTCCTGAGCGGCGCCGGCTGCCGCATCGTCAAGTTCGGGCTCGAGAGCGGCAGCGACCGGATACGCCGGAAGGTATTGAGCCG
- a CDS encoding glycosyltransferase family 9 protein, with translation MAQPRNILIIRLSSLGDVLMGVPAVKALRERFPDAHISWLAEGSVTGILAHQDFIDEVIFFPRAALTRHLKSGHLATTAYILHDFVKSLRKREYDCIIDLHGIAKSVALMMIARGGRRIGFCKTFAKDMSHIFYGEQVKGLEKRIHKVERNMLAARYLGCEDPPADAPLLVNDSARTYVDDFLRSHDISPPIIAVNPFASKDSAFKRWPLERYADLIGMIRQERMGSVIVIWGPGEREEAQRLAAMVGDGARLACKTDIAQLYALLARSSVYIGGDTGTTHLASAANVPVLSIFGPTDFIINRPYSRNSVIIRKEMSCSPCKKKDCRTRECLMTISSDEVFKALRKIPLRNEV, from the coding sequence ATGGCCCAGCCACGTAACATCCTCATCATCCGGCTGAGTTCCCTCGGTGACGTCCTCATGGGCGTGCCGGCGGTAAAAGCCTTGAGGGAGCGTTTTCCCGATGCGCACATCTCATGGCTCGCCGAGGGCTCCGTGACGGGTATTCTTGCACATCAGGACTTCATCGACGAGGTCATCTTTTTCCCGCGCGCCGCACTGACGAGACACCTCAAATCGGGACACCTTGCTACAACAGCATACATTCTCCATGATTTCGTGAAGAGCCTCCGCAAACGAGAATACGACTGCATCATCGATCTCCACGGGATCGCGAAGAGCGTGGCGCTCATGATGATCGCCCGGGGAGGAAGACGGATAGGATTCTGTAAGACCTTCGCCAAGGACATGAGCCACATCTTCTATGGTGAACAGGTAAAGGGCCTTGAAAAAAGGATCCATAAGGTGGAGCGCAACATGCTTGCCGCCCGCTACCTCGGATGCGAGGACCCTCCGGCCGACGCACCCCTTCTGGTAAATGACAGCGCCCGGACATATGTAGACGATTTCCTTCGATCACACGACATCAGCCCCCCGATCATCGCCGTGAACCCTTTCGCGAGCAAGGACTCGGCCTTCAAGAGATGGCCTCTCGAACGCTACGCCGACCTTATCGGGATGATCAGGCAGGAACGCATGGGCAGTGTTATCGTGATCTGGGGACCGGGGGAACGCGAAGAGGCCCAGAGGCTCGCCGCAATGGTGGGGGACGGCGCCCGGCTTGCCTGCAAGACGGACATCGCCCAGCTCTACGCCCTTCTTGCACGAAGCAGCGTTTACATCGGGGGCGATACGGGAACGACCCATCTTGCCTCCGCGGCGAATGTCCCCGTCCTGTCGATCTTCGGCCCCACGGATTTCATCATCAACCGCCCCTATTCCAGGAACAGCGTCATCATACGGAAGGAGATGTCCTGCAGCCCCTGCAAGAAAAAGGACTGCAGGACCCGGGAGTGTCTCATGACCATATCTTCGGATGAGGTCTTCAAGGCGCTCCGGAAGATCCCTCTGAGGAACGAGGTATAA
- a CDS encoding thioesterase family protein gives MSTETRDHGRENGEFVDIPVRVRYADTDRMGIVYYGNYPAFFEMGRSEYMRQKGYPYRDLEALGYHFVVVNLEAKYYNTATYDDVLIVKTRVTELKSRGITFHYVITRDGTLVVEGSTKHICVNTDKKPVTIPQKLIEIFRDGPAT, from the coding sequence ATGTCGACAGAGACGAGGGACCACGGCAGGGAGAACGGGGAGTTCGTGGACATACCGGTGCGTGTCCGCTATGCGGATACCGACCGGATGGGGATCGTTTACTACGGCAATTACCCGGCCTTTTTCGAGATGGGACGGAGTGAATACATGCGGCAGAAGGGTTACCCCTACCGCGACCTCGAAGCGCTGGGATACCATTTCGTGGTCGTCAATCTCGAGGCAAAGTATTATAATACCGCCACATACGACGACGTTCTCATCGTCAAGACCCGGGTGACGGAGCTTAAATCACGAGGCATCACCTTCCATTACGTGATAACGAGGGACGGGACACTTGTCGTCGAGGGATCGACAAAACATATCTGCGTCAATACGGACAAAAAACCCGTTACGATACCCCAGAAGCTCATAGAAATCTTTCGAGATGGCCCAGCCACGTAA
- a CDS encoding radical SAM protein — protein MKYEGTIYRPPSEADSLILQIAIGCSHNKCTFCGSFKEKKFRVRSFEEIAEDVNEAKQYARYIRKVFLADGDALIIPQKRLLPVVQLVRDAFPKLERIGVYGNTKSILKKSAEELKALKDLGVGIVYLGVESGDQVVLDRVCKGTVLDNTAEAAKRVKDAGMLLSVTVLLGLGGVERSKIHAEETGKFLSRIQPDYAGALSVIVVPGTVLADEIKKGDFVVPDPYMLLEELYTMIQNTNVEHTYFASNHASNYLPVKAWLPEEKEKTLKAIQHVLSQRDPSMLRPEFMRAL, from the coding sequence ATGAAATACGAAGGAACGATCTACAGGCCGCCGAGCGAGGCGGACAGTCTCATTCTCCAGATAGCGATCGGCTGTTCCCATAACAAATGCACTTTCTGCGGTTCTTTCAAGGAAAAGAAATTCCGGGTACGCTCCTTTGAGGAGATAGCCGAGGACGTCAACGAGGCGAAGCAGTATGCCCGTTATATCAGGAAGGTCTTTCTCGCCGACGGCGATGCGCTGATCATTCCCCAGAAAAGGCTTTTGCCCGTCGTGCAGCTTGTCCGGGACGCCTTTCCGAAGCTGGAGCGCATTGGCGTTTACGGAAACACGAAATCCATCCTCAAAAAATCCGCGGAAGAGTTGAAGGCGCTGAAAGACCTTGGTGTCGGCATCGTCTATCTCGGCGTGGAATCGGGAGACCAGGTGGTCCTCGACAGGGTCTGCAAGGGAACCGTGCTCGACAACACGGCCGAGGCCGCGAAGAGGGTAAAGGATGCGGGCATGCTCCTTTCCGTCACCGTCCTCCTGGGGCTCGGCGGAGTGGAGCGAAGCAAGATCCACGCGGAAGAGACAGGCAAGTTCCTGAGCAGGATCCAGCCTGACTACGCCGGCGCTCTCAGCGTCATCGTGGTGCCCGGCACGGTCCTCGCCGATGAGATAAAGAAGGGGGACTTCGTCGTCCCCGACCCCTATATGCTTCTTGAAGAGCTCTATACCATGATCCAGAACACCAACGTGGAGCACACCTACTTCGCATCGAACCACGCGTCGAACTATCTTCCCGTCAAGGCCTGGCTTCCCGAAGAGAAGGAGAAGACGCTCAAGGCAATACAACATGTGCTCTCCCAGCGCGATCCTTCGATGCTCAGACCCGAGTTCATGAGGGCCCTCTGA
- a CDS encoding septum formation initiator family protein, with amino-acid sequence MAENPVKRYGFIIFLSTIFFHLVLMDGGIYDLLKVKLKTRTARLSIMQIEDENAALSREFRRIQQDDQYLEEMVRKKYGLVREGEKVYRVEP; translated from the coding sequence ATGGCAGAGAATCCCGTAAAGAGATACGGATTTATAATCTTTCTCTCAACCATTTTCTTTCACCTTGTTCTCATGGACGGTGGAATATACGACCTTTTGAAGGTCAAACTGAAAACGAGGACCGCCAGATTATCGATCATGCAGATCGAAGATGAGAACGCAGCTCTTTCAAGGGAATTTCGCAGGATACAACAGGACGACCAGTACCTGGAAGAGATGGTGAGAAAGAAATACGGTCTTGTTCGAGAAGGGGAAAAGGTGTACAGGGTTGAACCATGA
- the trpS gene encoding tryptophan--tRNA ligase — protein MKRIFSGIQPTGEIHLGNYVGAIRNWVYLQDEYDCIFSVVDYHAITIEYPVEEMKKRTLDTALILLACGLTPDKANIFVQSHVPEHTELAWVFNTVTPIGEVERMTQFKDKAKQHRANINMGLMDYPVLQAADILLYKAGYVPVGEDQVQHIELCREVARKFNSRFTPVFPEPEEILSMAPRILGVDGQSKMSKSLGNFIGVLEEEEAVWEKLRTAVTDVNRVRRTDPGNPEVCNIYTIHRAFSDNAMLIEIDKGCTSAGIGCIDCKKMLFENVKKELTPIREKARELGENMNYVVDVLEKGAAACRKIANATMKEVRDTLGLYLPR, from the coding sequence ATGAAGCGGATCTTCAGCGGGATACAGCCAACGGGGGAAATACATCTTGGCAATTATGTCGGCGCCATCAGGAACTGGGTTTACCTCCAGGACGAGTACGACTGCATCTTCAGCGTTGTCGATTACCATGCCATAACCATCGAATATCCCGTCGAGGAGATGAAGAAACGCACCCTCGATACGGCCCTCATTCTCCTTGCCTGCGGTCTTACACCGGATAAGGCGAATATTTTCGTCCAGTCCCATGTGCCGGAACACACCGAACTGGCCTGGGTTTTCAATACCGTCACCCCCATCGGCGAGGTTGAACGGATGACGCAATTCAAGGACAAGGCAAAACAGCACCGGGCGAACATCAACATGGGGCTCATGGACTATCCCGTGCTTCAGGCGGCTGACATCCTCCTCTACAAGGCGGGTTACGTGCCTGTCGGCGAAGATCAGGTGCAGCACATAGAACTCTGCCGCGAGGTGGCCCGGAAATTCAACAGCCGCTTCACGCCCGTATTTCCCGAGCCCGAGGAGATACTTTCCATGGCGCCGAGGATCCTCGGTGTCGACGGCCAGTCGAAGATGTCGAAGAGCCTTGGCAATTTTATCGGCGTGCTGGAGGAAGAAGAGGCCGTATGGGAGAAGCTCCGCACCGCCGTGACGGACGTGAACCGTGTGCGCAGAACTGATCCCGGCAATCCGGAGGTGTGCAACATCTACACCATCCACCGCGCCTTTTCCGACAACGCCATGCTTATTGAGATTGACAAAGGCTGCACGTCGGCGGGCATCGGATGCATCGACTGCAAGAAGATGCTCTTCGAAAACGTGAAAAAGGAGCTCACGCCCATTCGCGAGAAGGCGCGCGAGCTTGGAGAGAACATGAACTATGTCGTGGACGTCCTGGAAAAGGGGGCGGCGGCCTGCAGGAAGATCGCCAATGCCACGATGAAGGAGGTCCGCGACACCCTGGGCCTCTATCTCCCCAGGTAG
- a CDS encoding sensor histidine kinase, whose protein sequence is MTPKDPLVDLLIHDLTGPLSIVLTSVNNLINKEDKCGPYNEYQKDTLKRAQRNAEKARALLLEIIEVYRSEEGLFRKDQFLISDVLREALIDAVEVAAPAIGEELARSESDSYAGVLERNGIIIEVEGRYSTAYFTHDPKKIRQILRNLISNALKYRKSRMKLTITGDPDLVIAVEDDGQGIPRGKQDYIFKRFFNLNNKADAPEGLGFGLSCVKSLVERMRGEISLRSSEGAGSCFTVRIPPLGECSNV, encoded by the coding sequence ATGACCCCCAAAGACCCTCTCGTTGACCTGCTGATCCATGATCTCACCGGTCCCCTGTCGATCGTGTTGACAAGCGTCAACAACCTGATCAACAAGGAGGACAAGTGCGGACCATATAACGAATACCAGAAGGACACCCTGAAAAGGGCGCAGCGCAACGCCGAGAAAGCAAGGGCCCTTCTCCTCGAGATCATTGAGGTATATCGCTCGGAGGAGGGGCTCTTCCGAAAGGATCAGTTCCTTATCTCCGATGTCCTCAGGGAGGCATTGATCGATGCCGTCGAGGTCGCCGCTCCCGCTATCGGGGAAGAGCTTGCCCGGTCCGAAAGTGATTCCTATGCCGGCGTCCTTGAACGCAACGGCATCATCATCGAGGTGGAAGGCCGATACAGTACCGCTTATTTTACACATGACCCGAAGAAGATCCGCCAGATCCTGAGGAACCTCATCTCCAATGCCCTCAAGTACCGAAAGAGCAGGATGAAGCTCACCATAACGGGAGACCCCGACCTTGTCATAGCCGTGGAAGACGATGGCCAGGGCATCCCCCGGGGGAAACAGGATTACATATTCAAACGCTTCTTTAACCTGAACAACAAGGCAGACGCGCCCGAGGGGTTGGGCTTCGGCCTTTCCTGCGTAAAGAGCCTTGTCGAGAGAATGAGGGGCGAGATCTCACTTCGAAGCTCAGAGGGCGCCGGCTCCTGTTTCACCGTGCGCATTCCCCCCCTTGGGGAATGTTCGAACGTTTGA
- a CDS encoding GAF domain-containing protein, which yields MAEQNSDDPGKTDLQDSGKELVVCEQALGTSERKLSSMLELGHLIGLDLNLDEMLTQIASKAKEVLEADRFNILLYDPATDELWTKMAFEIEGKEFRTPSHVGLSGYAFHTGQTVTVEDAHEDPRFFRYIDEATGYTTKSMLCMPFFSRSGSKLGVIQLINKRRGSFTVEDETLLRTFTNHASVFIEIAQLQKARMDSLEESRKELERLNAAKGKALDHLSHELKTPLALIQGYLRIVKRKITREPQGAPLMEYFDILNRNMTRLFEVQRECEKIMLAYREIEEESLVDELERLWKKIESMDLSVGMREHWQTLKEYVANYVPPDSGSRSMVFLHPVVLKTISDARNNAPLRDIEFRLGEDKEIAIFMDAVVVRDMLAGLLKNAVENTPDGGLVEISLEENERNVTLAVRDYGVGITEQNKEHIFDGFFHTQDTDLYGSKKAYEFGAGGKGLDLFQIKVYGRRFGFAISMESSRCIHIPTDRDVCPGRISSCPHVSSREGCLASGGTTFCLTFPDAKEYLRTSNRDVPVP from the coding sequence GTGGCTGAACAGAATTCAGACGACCCCGGCAAGACAGATCTCCAGGACTCCGGTAAAGAGCTTGTCGTCTGCGAACAGGCGCTGGGCACATCGGAGCGAAAACTCTCATCCATGCTGGAGTTGGGCCATCTCATCGGTCTTGACCTCAATCTCGATGAGATGCTCACCCAGATAGCTTCAAAGGCCAAAGAGGTCCTGGAGGCCGACAGGTTCAACATCCTCCTGTATGATCCCGCGACAGACGAACTCTGGACAAAGATGGCATTCGAGATCGAAGGCAAGGAATTCCGAACGCCGTCCCATGTCGGGCTCTCCGGGTACGCCTTTCACACGGGTCAGACCGTCACCGTCGAGGACGCCCACGAGGACCCTCGCTTTTTCCGGTACATCGACGAGGCAACAGGCTACACGACAAAGAGTATGCTCTGTATGCCCTTTTTCAGCAGGTCGGGCTCGAAGCTGGGAGTCATTCAGCTCATCAACAAGCGCCGGGGAAGCTTCACCGTCGAAGACGAGACTCTCCTTCGCACGTTCACCAATCACGCGTCCGTCTTCATTGAGATCGCCCAGCTCCAGAAAGCGCGCATGGACAGTCTCGAAGAGTCCCGGAAGGAACTGGAACGCCTCAATGCGGCAAAGGGCAAGGCCCTCGACCATCTCTCCCACGAGTTGAAGACCCCCCTTGCCCTGATCCAGGGGTATCTGCGCATCGTGAAGAGGAAGATCACAAGAGAACCTCAGGGCGCGCCGTTAATGGAATATTTCGACATCCTCAACCGTAACATGACCCGGCTTTTCGAGGTGCAGAGGGAATGCGAGAAGATCATGCTGGCCTACCGCGAGATCGAGGAAGAGAGCCTTGTCGATGAACTCGAACGCCTCTGGAAGAAGATCGAAAGCATGGACCTCTCCGTGGGCATGAGGGAACACTGGCAAACCCTCAAGGAGTACGTCGCCAATTATGTTCCCCCGGACAGCGGGTCCCGGAGCATGGTCTTCCTCCACCCTGTTGTTCTAAAGACCATATCGGACGCCCGTAACAACGCTCCGCTCCGCGACATAGAATTCCGTCTCGGGGAAGACAAGGAGATCGCGATCTTCATGGACGCCGTCGTTGTCCGGGACATGCTTGCCGGACTTCTGAAGAACGCCGTCGAGAACACCCCCGATGGGGGTCTCGTGGAGATATCCCTGGAGGAAAACGAAAGAAACGTCACCCTGGCGGTGAGAGATTACGGCGTTGGGATCACCGAGCAGAACAAGGAGCACATCTTCGACGGTTTTTTCCACACACAGGATACCGATCTCTACGGCTCCAAAAAAGCCTACGAGTTCGGCGCCGGAGGAAAGGGGCTGGATCTCTTCCAGATCAAGGTATACGGGCGGCGTTTCGGTTTCGCGATCTCCATGGAAAGCAGCCGGTGCATCCATATCCCCACGGACAGGGACGTGTGCCCGGGCAGGATATCTTCCTGTCCTCACGTGTCGAGTCGCGAAGGTTGCCTTGCGTCGGGAGGGACCACTTTTTGTTTGACATTTCCCGACGCGAAAGAATATCTTAGAACCAGCAATAGGGACGTGCCAGTTCCTTAA
- a CDS encoding ABC-type transport auxiliary lipoprotein family protein: MRQQIRRIPALLFLPLVCLALVAGCLGRTKPPFVMDQYTLEYPEPQPAGQPLLEELIRVERFSVAPAFNSTDMVIKTGQYRFDTYKYSRWRTNPSDMVSGFILRDVTRAGIFKGTYSYYDTDLSRYILDGHVDEFCESDEDSPGKAVLSVRITLVDTSLKNPVEQVVFQRQYTYSAEMNDRSPDGLAAALSAAMKDLSAKLVADIGLELKSRGGK; encoded by the coding sequence ATGAGACAACAAATAAGACGGATTCCGGCGCTTCTTTTCCTTCCCCTTGTATGCCTTGCGCTTGTCGCAGGATGCCTTGGCAGGACCAAACCGCCTTTCGTGATGGACCAGTATACCCTTGAATACCCGGAGCCGCAGCCGGCCGGCCAGCCACTCCTGGAAGAGCTTATCCGCGTGGAACGGTTCTCCGTGGCGCCGGCATTCAACTCCACCGACATGGTGATAAAAACGGGGCAGTACCGTTTTGACACCTACAAATACAGCCGGTGGCGCACCAATCCCTCCGACATGGTGAGCGGCTTCATACTGCGCGACGTGACCCGTGCCGGTATCTTCAAGGGCACCTATTCCTATTACGACACGGACCTTTCGCGATATATCCTTGACGGTCACGTGGATGAATTCTGTGAATCCGACGAAGATTCACCGGGAAAGGCTGTTCTGAGCGTCCGCATTACCCTGGTGGACACCAGCCTGAAAAACCCCGTCGAGCAGGTCGTCTTTCAGCGGCAGTACACCTATTCGGCCGAAATGAACGACCGTTCGCCCGACGGCCTGGCGGCGGCGCTGAGCGCAGCCATGAAGGACCTTTCGGCCAAACTGGTCGCCGACATAGGTCTTGAACTGAAAAGCCGCGGCGGCAAATGA
- a CDS encoding MlaD family protein, protein MIKKKSYFLVGFFVLAGMLIAVGAIVWLGASQYLQKGERFVTYFDESVQGLQVDSNVKYRGVEIGMVEKISVAPDYRLIEVIMKINFSGDAANNTIAKLKAAGITGIVYVELDHRKKGDIKKTPQITFEPDYPLIPSNPSEIQEIVSGVDDVVKKMQEVDFKAISSEIVSATKGINTFFTGQKMTKIISNLEAMTETLSDSANKLAKMLGDGRADELVTDARDTVRDAKETIGKVKSELEKMRLAETSAKTNRFIDDLSRRSKVITTEIQLTAENLRRATENLDLLIKRLKADPSDILFSDPPPKKR, encoded by the coding sequence ATGATAAAGAAGAAATCCTATTTTCTGGTGGGTTTTTTCGTGCTTGCCGGGATGCTCATAGCGGTAGGGGCCATCGTCTGGCTCGGCGCTTCTCAATACCTCCAGAAGGGTGAGCGTTTTGTCACCTATTTCGACGAGTCCGTTCAGGGACTCCAGGTCGATTCAAACGTCAAGTACAGAGGCGTGGAGATCGGCATGGTGGAAAAGATCTCCGTCGCACCCGACTACCGCCTGATAGAGGTCATCATGAAGATCAATTTCAGCGGCGATGCCGCCAATAATACCATCGCCAAGCTGAAAGCGGCCGGCATAACGGGCATCGTCTACGTCGAACTCGACCATCGAAAGAAGGGAGACATAAAGAAAACTCCCCAGATCACCTTCGAACCCGACTACCCTCTCATCCCTTCGAATCCGTCGGAGATCCAGGAGATCGTATCGGGCGTCGACGATGTGGTGAAGAAAATGCAGGAGGTGGACTTCAAGGCCATCTCCAGCGAGATCGTATCTGCCACGAAAGGTATCAATACCTTCTTCACCGGGCAGAAGATGACGAAGATCATCTCTAACCTGGAAGCCATGACCGAGACCCTTTCCGATTCGGCGAACAAACTTGCGAAGATGCTGGGCGACGGAAGGGCCGACGAGCTTGTCACTGACGCGCGCGACACCGTGCGCGATGCGAAAGAAACCATCGGTAAGGTGAAGAGCGAACTGGAAAAGATGAGGCTCGCCGAAACGTCGGCGAAGACGAACAGGTTCATAGATGACCTCTCGCGAAGGTCGAAAGTGATCACGACAGAGATCCAGCTCACCGCCGAGAACCTGCGCAGGGCCACGGAAAACCTTGACCTTCTCATTAAAAGGCTAAAGGCCGATCCGTCGGATATCCTGTTCAGCGATCCACCCCCGAAAAAGAGGTAA
- a CDS encoding ATP-binding cassette domain-containing protein, whose translation MNKAEPVIKVEGLTVRYGSNTVLDNVDFEVQPGEIFVIMGGSGCGKSTLLRNVIGIETPAGGNIWINGTDTAMLDDGELTKLHMGIGMLFQSSALFGSMTIGENVALPLTEFTGLSVEDIESIVKMKLGMVELAGYDNHYPSELSGGMRKRAGIARAMALDPAMLFLDEPSAGLDPVTSAELDLLIKKLNEGTGTTMVIVTHELETIFNISHRIIMLDRDAKGIIAEGDPRTLRTDSDDPRVTNFFNRRVTEKNNEGMKE comes from the coding sequence TTGAACAAAGCTGAACCGGTCATAAAAGTGGAAGGGCTCACGGTGCGATACGGCAGTAATACCGTTCTCGACAACGTGGACTTCGAGGTCCAGCCCGGTGAGATATTCGTTATCATGGGCGGCAGCGGGTGCGGAAAGTCGACGCTCCTCAGAAACGTCATAGGCATAGAGACCCCGGCGGGAGGAAATATCTGGATAAACGGAACGGATACGGCGATGCTTGATGACGGGGAGCTCACAAAGCTTCACATGGGTATCGGGATGCTCTTTCAATCGAGCGCGCTCTTCGGCTCCATGACGATCGGAGAGAACGTGGCCCTTCCGTTAACGGAATTCACCGGGCTGTCGGTGGAGGACATAGAATCCATCGTAAAGATGAAGCTCGGGATGGTGGAACTTGCCGGATACGACAACCACTATCCTTCGGAGCTCTCGGGGGGCATGAGGAAAAGGGCCGGAATTGCGCGGGCGATGGCCCTTGACCCCGCCATGCTCTTTCTCGACGAGCCGTCAGCCGGCCTCGACCCCGTCACGTCCGCCGAACTCGACCTTCTCATCAAGAAGCTCAACGAAGGCACAGGCACAACGATGGTCATCGTTACCCACGAGTTGGAGACCATCTTCAATATATCCCATCGCATCATCATGCTCGACAGGGATGCAAAAGGCATCATCGCCGAGGGTGATCCCCGCACGCTCAGAACGGACTCCGACGATCCCAGGGTCACGAACTTCTTCAACCGGCGGGTAACAGAGAAAAACAATGAAGGAATGAAGGAATGA
- a CDS encoding MlaE family lipid ABC transporter permease subunit, with the protein MPDANPYHIEAAGGAVTLTLSGRMDLEHFSQLIPLVGTLFDSYTPSKLSVDMTGIDYLDSSGALFIVELEIEARRRSVAFTLSGLSREKLGILTLIDRDALTTSSLAPRERRMNLIEYLGAASIRAVSDIYDLVSFGGELVYELGHSLTHLSKVRWGDVIAYMRKVGVDGFPIVALISFLLGLIMAFMSSLQLKQFGANIYVASLVAVAMIRELGPIMTAIIVAGRSGSAFAAEIGTMKVNEEVDALTTMGFSPVRFLAIPKVIASLVTVPVLTIFASIFAIVGGLVVGVVGLNLTIFTYIQQTMKAISIFDIVSALVKSVVFAAAISTIGCQRGFKVRGGAEAVGNATTSAVVTSIFLIIVIDSTFAIILHYIR; encoded by the coding sequence ATGCCCGATGCAAATCCTTATCATATAGAGGCAGCCGGCGGGGCAGTTACGCTTACCCTGTCGGGCAGGATGGACCTTGAGCATTTCAGTCAGCTCATCCCGCTTGTCGGCACCCTCTTCGACTCCTACACCCCTTCAAAACTGAGTGTCGATATGACCGGCATTGATTACCTCGACTCCAGCGGGGCTCTGTTCATCGTCGAACTGGAGATCGAGGCCCGCAGGCGCTCGGTAGCTTTCACGCTTTCCGGCCTTTCCCGGGAAAAATTGGGTATTCTCACCCTCATCGACAGGGACGCTCTGACCACATCCAGCCTGGCGCCCAGGGAACGCCGTATGAATCTCATAGAATATCTGGGCGCCGCTTCCATCAGGGCCGTCAGTGACATCTATGATCTCGTGTCCTTCGGCGGCGAACTGGTCTATGAGCTCGGCCATTCACTGACGCATCTTTCGAAGGTGCGCTGGGGCGACGTGATAGCATACATGAGGAAGGTGGGGGTCGACGGGTTTCCCATAGTGGCCCTCATAAGCTTCCTCCTCGGCCTCATCATGGCATTCATGTCTTCCCTGCAATTGAAGCAGTTCGGCGCGAATATCTACGTTGCCTCTCTCGTCGCGGTGGCGATGATCCGCGAACTGGGACCGATCATGACGGCCATCATCGTTGCGGGGCGCTCGGGTTCGGCCTTTGCCGCCGAGATCGGTACGATGAAGGTGAACGAAGAGGTGGATGCCCTTACCACCATGGGGTTCAGCCCCGTACGCTTCCTCGCCATACCCAAAGTGATCGCTTCCCTGGTAACAGTCCCTGTCCTCACGATATTTGCAAGCATATTCGCCATTGTCGGCGGCCTCGTCGTTGGAGTCGTGGGCTTGAACCTTACCATTTTTACCTATATCCAGCAGACAATGAAGGCCATATCGATCTTTGACATAGTATCGGCGCTGGTCAAGTCCGTCGTTTTCGCCGCCGCCATCTCCACCATTGGCTGCCAGAGGGGCTTCAAGGTGCGCGGAGGCGCCGAGGCGGTCGGCAATGCCACGACATCGGCCGTCGTCACGTCCATATTTCTTATTATCGTGATAGATTCGACCTTTGCTATAATATTGCATTACATCCGTTAG